From Thermodesulfovibrionales bacterium:
CAGAATTAGGAATCTCCTGAACATATCTGAATCATTAAGGCGATAATGGATCCACTTTCCCTGTTTTCTGTCCTTAATCAATCCTGCCTGCTTTAATATGCTAAGATGAAAGGATACCTTTGGTTGAACAACATTGAGTGCAGCAACTATATCACAGACACAGAGTTCACCATGTTGAAGGAGTTTCAATATCCTGAGCCTCGTTTCATCAGAAAGGGCTTTAAATATTTTCAGTAATTCCCGCACGCTAAATCTCAGATTTTATTAATTCTTTAATCCTCTCAAAATCGGGCAGAGGCTTTCCTGAATGTTTGAGCTTTCCGTTGACAACAAGACCCGGGGTTGACATGGTGTATTTCATTATCTCCTGAAGGTCGGTAA
This genomic window contains:
- a CDS encoding thioredoxin family protein is translated as MEIKVLGTGCANCERMADMVKKAVKELGIEARIEKITDLQEIMKYTMSTPGLVVNGKLKHSGKPLPDFERIKELIKSEI